A single window of Ovis canadensis isolate MfBH-ARS-UI-01 breed Bighorn chromosome 17, ARS-UI_OviCan_v2, whole genome shotgun sequence DNA harbors:
- the NPY2R gene encoding neuropeptide Y receptor type 2, which produces MQMGPLGAEADENQTVEEMKVDQFGPGHTTPPGELAPDSEPELIDSTKLIEVQVVLILAYCSIILLGVIGNSLVIHVVIKFKSMRTVTNFFIANLAVADLLVNTLCLPFTLTYTLMGEWKMGPVLCHLVPYAQGLAVQVSTITLTVIALDRHRCIVYHLESKISKQISFLIIGLAWGVSALLASPLAIFREYSLIEIIPDFEIVACTEKWPGEEKGIYGTVYSLSSLLILYVLPLGIISFSYARIWSKLKNHVSPGAARDHYHQRRRKTTKMLVCVVVVFAVSWLPLHAFQLAVDIDSHVLDLKEYKLIFTVFHIIAMCSTFANPLLYGWMNSNYRKAFLSAFRCEQRSGAIHSEVSVTLKAKKHLQVAKNNGPNDSFTEATNV; this is translated from the coding sequence ATGCAAATGGGGCCATTAGGTGCAGAGGCTGATGAGAACCAGACAGtggaagaaatgaaagtggaTCAGTTCGGTCCAGGACACAccactcctccaggggagctggCCCCTGACTCTGAACCGGAGCTTATAGACAGCACCAAGCTGATTGAGGTACAGGTTGTCCTTATATTGGCCTACTGTTCCATCATCTTGCTTGGGGTGATTGGCAATTCCTTGGTGATCCATGTGGTGATCAAATTCAAGAGCATGCGTACAGTAACCAACTTCTTTATTGCCAATCTGGCTGTGGCGGATCTTCTAGTGAACACCCTGTGCTTGCCATTTACACTTACCTACACCTTAATGGGGGAGTGGAAAATGGGTCCTGTCCTCTGCCACTTGGTGCCATATGCCCAGGGTCTGGCCGTACAAGTGTCCACCATCACCTTGACAGTGATTGCCCTGGACCGGCATCGTTGCATTGTCTACCACCTCGAGAGCAAGATTTCCAAGCAAATCAGCTTCTTGATTATTGGCTTGGCTTGGGGTGTCAGCGCCCTGCTAGCAAGCCCCCTGGCCATCTTCCGGGAGTATTCACTGATTGAGATTATTCCTGACTTTGAGATTGTGGCCTGTACTGAGAAGTGGCCTGGAGAGGAGAAGGGCATCTATGGCACTGTCTACAGTCTTTCGTCCTTACTAATCCTGTATGTTTTGCCTCTGGGCATCATCTCTTTTTCCTACGCTCGTATCTGGAGTAAACTGAAGAACCATGTCAGTCCTGGAGCTGCTCGTGACCACTACCATCAGCGGAGGCGAAAAACCACCAAAATGctggtgtgtgtggtggtggtgtttgcGGTCAGCTGGTTGCCCCTTCATGCCTTCCAACTTGCTGTTGACATCGACAGCCACGTCTTGGACCTGAAGGAGTACAAACTCATCTTCACTGTGTTCCACATCATTGCCATGTGCTCCACCTTTGCCAATCCCCTTCTCTACGGCTGGATGAACAGCAACTATAGAAAGGCTTTCCTCTCAGCGTTTCGCTGTGAGCAGAGGTCGGGCGCCATTCACTCTGAGGTATCTGTGACGCTCAAGGCTAAAAAGCACCTGCAAGTCGCAAAGAATAATGGCCCCAATGATTCTTTCACAGAGGCTACCAACGTCTAA